A single region of the Buchnera aphidicola (Formosaphis micheliae) genome encodes:
- a CDS encoding methyltransferase, protein MFIVGENNSGVNSAVSMFRMWINLNKIDTAKHAVLFYGRLDQNTHFKLSNYIHLHIWNDYNIITLPGVFGYKSIDSGSKLLISTFTQQITGKILDIGSGSGILSLALSKISKNTSITMTEVNLFAIISSKITLTYNAKPYQMLLSNLYSSVSHKFDMIMCNPPIHNNLQLSLQVTKSIIQYSINYLKYGGELRFVTNSCISYHKILKNTFHKYKILIQNNHFKVYQAKLF, encoded by the coding sequence ATTTTTATAGTAGGAGAAAATAATAGTGGAGTAAACAGTGCTGTATCAATGTTTCGAATGTGGATTAATTTAAATAAAATAGACACAGCAAAACATGCAGTTTTATTTTATGGACGTTTAGATCAAAACACACATTTTAAACTTTCTAATTATATTCATTTACATATATGGAATGACTATAATATTATAACCTTACCCGGAGTATTTGGTTATAAATCAATTGATTCAGGCAGTAAACTATTAATTTCTACTTTTACTCAACAGATTACCGGAAAAATATTAGATATTGGTTCAGGATCAGGAATTTTATCTTTAGCATTATCAAAAATATCAAAAAACACTTCAATTACAATGACTGAAGTTAATCTATTTGCTATTATATCCAGTAAAATCACATTAACATATAATGCTAAACCTTATCAAATGTTATTAAGCAACCTGTATTCATCTGTTTCACATAAATTTGATATGATAATGTGTAATCCACCTATTCATAATAATTTACAATTATCTCTACAAGTCACCAAAAGTATCATCCAATATTCGATAAATTATTTAAAATATGGAGGAGAATTAAGATTTGTGACTAATAGCTGTATTTCTTATCATAAAATATTGAAAAATACATTTCATAAATATAAAATATTAATTCAAAACAACCACTTTAAAGTATATCAAGCAAAACTTTTTTAA
- the flgB gene encoding flagellar basal body rod protein FlgB, translating into MFDKINNLFQFSKDALNLRDFKQTIISSNIANASTPNYHPIDINFAHEINKILNKKTKIKNYSLSLSTTSNKHFTSNQFNINKLKSSVVINNTRPYISNNVVNMDKERIKFIKNTLKYQAQITFLKNEIQNIINAIKG; encoded by the coding sequence ATGTTTGATAAAATAAACAATTTATTTCAGTTCAGCAAAGATGCTCTCAATTTAAGAGATTTTAAACAAACTATAATATCTTCTAATATAGCTAATGCAAGTACGCCTAATTATCATCCAATAGATATTAACTTTGCTCATGAAATTAATAAAATTTTAAATAAAAAAACAAAAATAAAAAATTATTCATTATCTTTATCTACTACTTCTAATAAACATTTTACTTCTAATCAATTTAATATTAATAAATTAAAAAGTAGTGTTGTGATCAATAATACTAGACCATATATATCAAATAATGTTGTTAATATGGATAAAGAACGAATTAAATTTATAAAAAATACCTTAAAATATCAAGCTCAAATTACTTTTTTAAAAAATGAAATTCAAAATATCATTAATGCTATAAAAGGATAA
- the flgC gene encoding flagellar basal body rod protein FlgC, with product MSLFGILDIVGSAMDAQIKKMLTFSSNIANAEKFINKNGQFSPYVSKKVILKPDTKFGKYTNGVKVDKIINNPSPFKVVYNPDSPLANSKGYAPTSNVNIISEMIHNISTSHDYQADAAIINTIKYMILKTLSVGS from the coding sequence ATGTCTCTATTCGGTATATTAGATATTGTTGGTTCTGCTATGGACGCACAAATTAAAAAAATGCTTACTTTTTCAAGCAATATAGCAAACGCAGAAAAATTTATTAATAAAAATGGACAATTTTCTCCATATGTCTCAAAAAAAGTTATACTAAAACCAGATACTAAATTTGGAAAATACACCAATGGAGTTAAAGTAGATAAAATTATTAACAATCCTAGTCCTTTTAAAGTAGTATATAACCCTGATAGTCCTTTAGCTAATTCAAAAGGTTATGCTCCTACTTCTAATGTAAATATAATTTCGGAAATGATCCATAATATTTCTACATCTCATGATTATCAAGCAGATGCAGCAATTATTAATACAATTAAATATATGATTTTAAAAACATTATCAGTAGGTTCATAA
- a CDS encoding flagellar hook assembly protein FlgD, which yields MNILDNNLINNNTYISNNNEIYLKKNNELNSKNNFLKLLIAQIKNQDPIDPIKNTDITSLLTQIENTNDIKKVNDTLLHISENSNNLTLAQTSEIIGHGVLFPSYQIEHDNSKDNIFGVYLSEDTTFADATISDKDGKIIFFKDLSNFKAGVHQFKWDDSYDKDIKILDGMYNINVNARNDKKLIFCQPLVYGMVDGIINVDNNKKMADLGKFGLIELNSIKKIF from the coding sequence ATGAACATTTTAGACAATAATCTTATAAATAATAATACATATATAAGTAATAATAATGAAATTTATTTAAAAAAAAATAATGAACTAAATTCTAAAAATAATTTTTTAAAATTACTTATTGCTCAAATAAAAAATCAAGACCCCATTGATCCTATAAAAAATACAGATATTACTTCATTATTAACGCAAATTGAAAACACTAATGACATAAAAAAAGTAAATGATACATTGTTACACATATCAGAAAATAGTAATAATTTAACTTTAGCACAAACGTCAGAAATTATTGGTCATGGAGTATTATTTCCTAGTTATCAAATTGAACATGACAATTCAAAAGACAACATATTTGGAGTATATTTATCAGAAGATACAACGTTTGCTGATGCAACTATTAGCGATAAAGATGGAAAAATTATATTTTTTAAAGATTTAAGTAATTTTAAAGCTGGAGTTCATCAATTTAAATGGGATGATTCTTATGATAAAGATATAAAAATATTGGATGGCATGTATAATATAAATGTAAATGCAAGAAATGACAAAAAATTAATTTTTTGTCAACCATTAGTTTATGGTATGGTAGATGGAATTATCAACGTAGATAACAATAAAAAAATGGCCGATTTAGGTAAATTTGGATTAATAGAACTCAATAGTATCAAAAAAATTTTTTAA
- a CDS encoding flagellar hook-basal body complex protein: MDYITRQAMTHANKILDQQEIIANNLANISTIGFKEQLTDQLLSPIKNSSTTYKYDQYYSSHNSYPYSNFSSGFLKHTNRNLDLSIIGNGWFVIQDNSSKNKEGYTRNGKCNIDNNGLLMMNNHPVIGRLGVIKIPKNKNIYISSNGNVNIIHQDKNHKESISVIERLKLVNPNTQNMTRGQNSIFYLNELELNKWNNKLPHDNTIKLSSGVLEESNVNLNENLINTILNERNFAIEMKIISNNNDNIQHANQLLNINY, from the coding sequence ATGGATTACATAACACGTCAAGCCATGACACATGCAAATAAAATACTAGATCAACAAGAAATAATAGCTAATAATTTAGCTAATATATCTACAATTGGTTTTAAAGAACAATTAACTGATCAACTATTATCTCCGATAAAAAACAGTAGTACAACATATAAATATGATCAATATTATTCATCTCATAATAGTTATCCTTATTCAAATTTTTCCTCTGGATTTTTAAAACATACCAATAGAAATCTAGATTTATCTATTATAGGAAATGGATGGTTTGTAATACAAGATAATTCATCTAAAAATAAGGAAGGCTACACTAGAAATGGAAAATGTAATATTGATAACAATGGATTATTAATGATGAATAATCATCCAGTTATCGGTAGATTAGGTGTAATTAAAATTCCTAAAAACAAGAATATATATATATCGTCCAATGGTAACGTTAATATTATACATCAAGATAAAAATCATAAAGAAAGTATTTCTGTAATAGAAAGATTAAAACTAGTTAATCCAAATACACAAAATATGACACGTGGTCAGAACAGTATATTTTATCTTAACGAATTAGAACTAAATAAATGGAATAACAAATTACCACACGATAATACTATAAAATTATCTTCAGGTGTTTTAGAAGAAAGTAATGTTAACTTGAATGAAAATTTAATAAATACTATTTTAAATGAAAGAAATTTTGCAATAGAAATGAAAATTATTTCAAATAATAATGATAACATACAACATGCTAATCAATTATTAAATATCAATTATTAA
- the flgG gene encoding flagellar basal-body rod protein FlgG, with protein sequence MIPSLWIAKTGLDAQQINMNVISNNLANVNTNGFKRARAIFEDLIYKNMRQPGFNSSDDISLPSGLQLGTGVRPVSTERIHSQGNLSKTDSSKDISINGQGFFQIQLPDGNLAYTRDGSFQINQNGQLVTNSGFPILPNINILPNTVDLIVSRDGIVSAKIQNQAQPTQIGQLKLVNFINNAGLESIGENLYQETRSSGSPIDSTPGSNGTGLLYQGYVETSNVNVAEELVNMIQTQRAYEINSKAINATDQMLQKLSQL encoded by the coding sequence ATGATACCTTCATTATGGATTGCAAAAACTGGATTAGATGCTCAACAAATTAATATGAATGTTATTTCAAATAATTTAGCAAACGTTAACACAAATGGTTTTAAGCGTGCTCGAGCAATATTTGAAGATTTAATTTATAAAAATATGCGTCAACCTGGATTTAATTCATCAGACGATATTAGTTTACCTTCTGGATTACAATTAGGAACAGGAGTTAGACCTGTATCCACAGAAAGAATTCATAGTCAAGGTAACTTATCAAAAACTGATTCATCAAAAGATATTTCAATAAATGGACAAGGTTTTTTTCAAATTCAATTACCTGACGGAAATTTAGCTTATACACGAGATGGATCTTTTCAAATTAATCAAAATGGTCAATTAGTAACTAACAGTGGTTTTCCTATTCTACCTAATATAAATATACTACCTAATACAGTTGATTTAATTGTTAGTCGCGATGGGATTGTATCTGCTAAAATTCAAAATCAAGCACAACCTACACAAATTGGACAATTAAAATTAGTAAATTTTATTAATAATGCTGGATTAGAAAGTATTGGAGAAAACTTATATCAAGAAACACGCTCCTCTGGTTCTCCAATTGATTCAACACCAGGTTCTAACGGAACAGGTTTATTATATCAAGGATATGTAGAAACATCTAATGTTAATGTAGCAGAAGAATTAGTTAATATGATTCAAACACAAAGAGCTTATGAAATTAATAGCAAAGCAATAAATGCTACTGACCAAATGTTACAAAAATTATCTCAATTATAA
- a CDS encoding flagellar basal body L-ring protein FlgH: MFKLLSKCKYFLIIIVLFSLTGCNSSYNYKNNDTDKNITNNFSNTETNKIGINTLLKETEMKNNIFKPLFEDHQPHNIGDTITIILQENLSSSHKTYSNISHNGTSSFSMNLPTMSETYSSHYGNKLGLDGLAKNNFFGKGSSSDQNSFLGVITVTIKNILPNGNFNIYGEKEISINKQKEFIRFSGVINPYSISKNNTVISTQVANAHIEYINNHYVNTANKIGWLQRFLFKVSPM; encoded by the coding sequence GTGTTTAAGTTATTATCAAAGTGTAAATATTTCTTAATTATTATTGTTTTATTCTCTTTAACTGGTTGTAATTCATCTTATAATTACAAAAATAATGATACTGATAAAAATATTACAAATAATTTTTCTAATACAGAAACAAATAAAATAGGAATAAACACATTATTAAAAGAAACAGAAATGAAAAACAATATTTTTAAACCATTATTTGAAGATCATCAACCACATAATATAGGAGATACAATAACTATTATATTACAAGAAAATTTAAGTTCTAGTCATAAAACATATTCAAATATTAGTCATAATGGAACCAGTAGTTTTTCTATGAATTTACCAACAATGTCTGAAACTTATTCGTCTCATTACGGAAATAAGTTAGGTTTAGATGGTTTAGCAAAAAATAATTTTTTTGGAAAAGGTTCTTCATCTGATCAAAATTCTTTTTTAGGCGTTATTACAGTTACTATTAAAAATATATTACCTAATGGTAATTTTAATATCTATGGAGAAAAAGAAATATCTATTAATAAACAAAAAGAATTTATACGTTTTTCAGGTGTAATAAATCCTTATTCTATTTCAAAAAATAACACAGTTATATCTACACAAGTAGCTAATGCACATATAGAATATATTAATAATCACTATGTAAATACAGCAAATAAGATTGGTTGGTTACAACGTTTTCTTTTTAAAGTTTCTCCTATGTAA
- a CDS encoding flagellar basal body P-ring protein FlgI: MFALFFLKFILFFCLKVSSIVYADKIRDLTSVQGSHENQLIGYGLVVGLDGTGDQIMYSPLTLQTLNNMLSKFGIRPQSNTRIQPKNIASVIVTAELPNFSHQGEKIDVEVSSIGDAKSLTGGTLLMTPLTGIDNKIYAIAQGNILVSETKNHTFNNDNKKYIHHLNGVRINNGATIEREITSNFGKEKKINLQLNKADFSMSQRISDIININYPNSSIPLDARTIQVKAPNDSSQQVRMLSKIQNINVDLPEQEAKITINSNTGSIVINKDVSLDSCIIIDKNISLVINKSDIINKPNSCIIHTKVPQSIDKRKNHVPSITSQMQKTETNNINLDNIVRTLNSLGIKPIELISILQLMKNSGCLHAKLEIL; this comes from the coding sequence ATGTTTGCTTTATTTTTTTTGAAATTCATTCTATTTTTTTGTTTAAAAGTCAGCTCAATAGTCTATGCTGATAAAATTAGAGATCTCACTAGCGTTCAAGGATCTCATGAAAATCAGCTAATTGGATATGGTTTAGTAGTTGGATTAGATGGTACTGGAGATCAAATAATGTATTCTCCTTTAACATTGCAAACATTAAATAATATGCTCTCTAAATTCGGAATTAGACCGCAATCTAATACTCGCATACAACCAAAAAACATAGCTTCTGTTATAGTTACAGCAGAATTACCAAATTTTAGTCACCAAGGAGAAAAAATAGATGTTGAAGTTTCTTCTATTGGAGATGCTAAAAGTTTAACAGGAGGAACTTTATTAATGACTCCTTTAACAGGAATAGATAATAAAATTTATGCTATTGCACAGGGTAATATTTTAGTAAGTGAAACAAAAAATCATACATTTAATAATGATAACAAAAAATATATACATCATTTAAATGGAGTTAGAATAAATAATGGAGCTACTATTGAAAGAGAAATTACTTCTAACTTTGGAAAAGAAAAAAAAATTAATTTACAATTGAACAAAGCAGATTTTAGCATGTCTCAACGTATCAGTGATATTATTAATATAAATTATCCAAATTCTTCAATTCCTTTAGATGCTAGAACAATTCAAGTAAAAGCACCAAATGATAGTAGTCAACAAGTTCGTATGTTATCTAAAATTCAAAATATCAATGTTGATTTACCAGAACAAGAAGCAAAAATAACTATTAATTCAAATACAGGATCAATTGTTATTAATAAAGACGTATCTCTTGATTCATGTATTATAATAGATAAAAATATATCTTTAGTTATCAATAAAAGCGATATAATAAACAAACCTAATTCATGTATAATTCATACTAAGGTACCACAATCTATTGATAAACGGAAAAATCATGTACCATCTATTACTAGTCAAATGCAAAAAACTGAAACTAATAATATAAATCTTGATAATATTGTTCGTACTTTAAATTCATTAGGTATAAAACCAATAGAATTAATATCAATTTTACAATTAATGAAAAATTCAGGATGTTTACATGCAAAACTAGAAATTTTATAA
- a CDS encoding rod-binding protein, giving the protein MKNEFNIFLNPIYNYSTYTSHLSSNKQKYNDLLKITKNIEGLFIQMIVKSMRNSFPHENLLSNESESVYQDIYDNTLSQAISKKGFNFSKIIAQKILKDTNLK; this is encoded by the coding sequence ATGAAAAACGAATTTAATATTTTTTTAAATCCAATCTATAATTATTCTACATATACATCTCATCTATCATCAAACAAACAAAAATATAATGATTTATTAAAAATAACCAAAAATATAGAGGGATTGTTTATACAAATGATTGTAAAAAGTATGAGAAATAGTTTTCCACATGAAAATTTATTATCAAATGAATCTGAAAGCGTTTATCAAGATATTTATGATAATACATTATCACAAGCAATAAGTAAAAAAGGTTTTAATTTTTCAAAAATTATTGCGCAGAAAATTTTAAAAGACACTAATTTAAAATAG
- a CDS encoding RluA family pseudouridine synthase — translation MEQQRIDNFLIKKFKTMPKSLIYKNIRIGKIKINKKKIKPKYKLKIGDKINVISMMTNHLTKNKITIINQKKIFKIKNIFFNNILYEDEHLLIINKPSGIAVHGGSGIHFGIIECIRQLRQKNTFLELVHRLDRSTSGILLLAKKRSALINLHQQLRDNQIKKKYLALVHGNWPESKKIVITPLLKIKQFNKKNIVIVNNKGKISETHFKIQKKYINNTLLSVTPITGRTHQIRVHTSHVGHPIVFDDRYGRHDLDIYNKTKEINNRLLLHANEINFLHPKFNYRINILAPLEKNVKKYLDLLL, via the coding sequence ATGGAACAACAAAGAATAGATAATTTTTTAATAAAAAAATTTAAAACTATGCCAAAAAGTTTAATTTATAAAAATATTAGAATTGGTAAAATAAAAATAAATAAGAAAAAAATTAAACCAAAATATAAATTAAAGATAGGTGATAAAATAAATGTTATCTCTATGATGACAAATCATCTAACAAAGAACAAAATTACAATTATAAATCAAAAAAAAATTTTTAAAATAAAAAATATATTTTTTAACAACATATTATATGAAGATGAACATTTATTAATAATAAATAAACCATCTGGAATAGCTGTACATGGAGGTAGTGGAATACACTTCGGGATAATAGAATGTATAAGGCAATTAAGACAAAAAAATACCTTTCTTGAATTAGTACATCGATTAGATCGTTCTACATCTGGAATCTTGCTATTAGCTAAAAAACGTTCAGCATTAATTAATTTACATCAACAATTAAGAGATAATCAAATTAAAAAAAAATATTTAGCTTTAGTTCACGGAAATTGGCCTGAATCAAAAAAAATTGTCATCACTCCTTTGCTAAAAATAAAACAATTTAATAAAAAAAATATTGTTATAGTAAATAATAAAGGAAAAATATCAGAAACTCATTTTAAAATTCAAAAAAAATATATTAATAATACTTTACTTTCAGTAACTCCTATTACTGGTAGAACTCACCAAATTCGTGTTCATACATCACATGTCGGACATCCAATAGTATTTGATGATAGATATGGAAGACATGATTTAGACATTTATAATAAGACAAAAGAAATCAACAACAGATTATTATTACATGCTAATGAAATTAATTTTTTACATCCAAAATTTAATTATCGCATCAATATATTAGCCCCATTAGAAAAAAATGTTAAAAAATATTTAGATTTACTCTTATAA
- the rpmF gene encoding 50S ribosomal protein L32 — MAVQKNKPTRSKRGMRRSHDVLKTLHLSIDKTSGETHIRHHITKNGYYKGKKVI, encoded by the coding sequence ATGGCTGTACAAAAAAACAAACCAACACGTTCCAAAAGAGGTATGCGTCGATCTCATGATGTATTAAAAACGTTACATTTATCTATAGATAAAACATCTGGAGAAACACATATTAGACATCATATAACAAAAAATGGATATTATAAAGGTAAAAAAGTAATCTAA
- the fabD gene encoding ACP S-malonyltransferase — protein sequence MLKFKKNDSIKKMNLFAMIFPGQGIQKKNMLNELSLQDTIVKNTFNESSSAVGYNLWKLIKNDTNNQLNYSEFIQPAILTTSVAIYRLWIDKHGYFPDIMAGNSLGEYSALVCANAISLYDSAKLVQFRGKLMQKIIRYKQVAMSAIIGLDKKKVIDICNQQKKNQIVDPSNFNTLNQTVISGNKSAVERVGIDCKKSGATHVIPLNINIAAHCRLMIPAANKLSRFIKKIHFNKPTCPVINNIDVKCEFSKKKICKALVKQLSYPVRWYEIIDFIKLQGIKLILEVGSSSILTKLNINNISITSIALNNSSNFLTAFHRIKTT from the coding sequence ATGTTAAAATTTAAAAAAAATGATTCTATAAAAAAAATGAATCTATTTGCTATGATATTTCCAGGTCAAGGCATACAAAAAAAAAATATGCTAAATGAATTATCATTACAAGACACTATTGTTAAAAATACTTTTAACGAATCATCAAGTGCAGTAGGATACAATCTATGGAAATTGATAAAAAATGATACTAATAATCAATTAAATTATAGTGAATTTATACAACCAGCAATATTAACTACATCTGTAGCGATATATCGTTTATGGATTGATAAACATGGATATTTTCCTGATATTATGGCGGGTAACAGTTTAGGAGAATATTCTGCATTAGTATGTGCTAATGCTATTTCATTATATGACTCAGCAAAGTTAGTCCAATTTCGTGGAAAATTAATGCAAAAAATAATACGTTATAAACAAGTTGCTATGTCAGCTATTATTGGATTAGATAAAAAAAAAGTTATTGATATATGTAATCAACAAAAAAAAAATCAAATAGTAGATCCATCAAATTTTAATACTTTAAATCAAACTGTTATATCAGGTAATAAATCAGCCGTAGAACGTGTTGGTATCGATTGTAAAAAATCTGGAGCCACACATGTTATACCACTTAACATAAATATAGCTGCTCATTGTCGATTAATGATACCTGCTGCTAATAAATTATCTCGTTTTATAAAAAAAATTCATTTTAATAAACCTACTTGTCCAGTAATAAACAACATTGACGTTAAATGTGAATTTTCTAAAAAAAAAATATGTAAAGCTTTAGTAAAACAATTAAGTTATCCAGTTAGATGGTATGAGATTATAGATTTTATTAAATTACAAGGAATTAAATTAATTCTAGAGGTTGGATCAAGTTCAATTTTAACTAAATTAAATATAAATAATATTTCTATCACATCTATTGCATTAAACAATTCATCAAATTTTTTAACAGCATTTCATCGAATAAAAACTACATGA
- a CDS encoding beta-ketoacyl-ACP reductase produces the protein MNRQKIAIVTGASRGIGLDILKKLIRKNIFVIGTSTTKNGMNKINYYLKNKGIGIILDVNDYLSINTSIKKIYEQYKFIDILINNAGINRDKLLINMTTIDWEDVLRINLTGVFHMSKEILYTMIKRRYGRIITIGSVVGHIGNPGQTNYSAAKSGLIGFHKSLALEVASFGITVNIISPGFIKTDMTNSINKKKYDNYISKIPMKRFGQVNDISSAVLFFISNQASYITGQVLHINGGMYMN, from the coding sequence ATGAATAGACAAAAAATAGCTATTGTTACAGGAGCATCCCGTGGTATAGGGTTAGATATTTTAAAAAAATTAATTAGAAAAAATATTTTTGTAATAGGAACATCTACTACTAAAAATGGGATGAATAAAATTAATTATTATTTAAAAAATAAAGGTATAGGGATTATTTTAGATGTTAATGATTATCTATCGATAAATACATCTATAAAAAAAATTTATGAACAATATAAATTCATTGATATATTAATTAATAATGCTGGAATTAATCGTGATAAACTACTTATTAATATGACTACTATAGATTGGGAAGATGTATTACGCATTAATTTAACAGGTGTATTTCATATGTCAAAAGAGATACTCTATACAATGATTAAAAGACGGTACGGTAGAATTATTACTATTGGTTCAGTTGTAGGACATATCGGAAACCCTGGACAAACAAATTATTCTGCAGCTAAATCTGGTTTAATTGGTTTTCATAAATCCTTAGCGTTAGAAGTAGCATCTTTTGGAATTACTGTTAATATAATTTCTCCTGGTTTTATAAAAACAGATATGACTAATTCAATAAATAAAAAAAAATATGATAATTATATATCTAAAATACCAATGAAACGTTTTGGACAAGTTAATGACATATCGTCAGCTGTTTTATTTTTTATATCTAACCAAGCTTCATATATCACTGGACAAGTATTGCATATCAATGGTGGTATGTATATGAATTAA
- the acpP gene encoding acyl carrier protein, translated as MNNIDQRIKKILSEQLGIQELNINKNHSITDDLGADSLDFIELVMKLEKEFNIEIPDKETENLTTVQKIIHFIKNNTDEKIK; from the coding sequence ATGAACAATATAGATCAACGTATAAAAAAAATATTGTCTGAACAATTAGGTATACAAGAATTAAACATTAATAAGAACCATTCTATTACAGATGATCTTGGGGCAGATTCTTTAGACTTTATAGAACTAGTCATGAAATTAGAAAAAGAATTTAATATTGAAATACCTGACAAAGAAACTGAAAATTTAACAACAGTACAAAAAATAATTCACTTTATAAAAAATAATACTGACGAAAAAATAAAATAA
- the tmk gene encoding dTMP kinase, producing MKNSQFIVVEGIEGSGKTSICLIILELLKQYNIKKIINVRQPGSTPIAEMIRNIIKNNNEEKLIKESELLLICAARLQLIENIIKPALQKGIWVISDRHILSSFAYQGGGSHINTKLITTLNKILFSKLNPNLTIYVDIDPKIGLKRVYARGLPDRIEKNSLEFFKRTRKIYLKMIKNNINTIYINGNQDINLIKKILQKKIKHWLKNDYYPTPLAYSTL from the coding sequence ATGAAAAATAGTCAATTTATTGTAGTTGAAGGAATAGAAGGATCAGGTAAAACGAGCATTTGTCTCATTATATTAGAATTATTAAAACAATATAATATTAAAAAAATAATTAATGTTAGACAACCTGGAAGTACTCCTATTGCTGAAATGATACGTAATATAATAAAAAACAACAATGAAGAAAAATTAATTAAAGAAAGTGAGCTATTATTAATATGCGCTGCACGATTACAATTGATAGAAAATATTATTAAACCTGCTTTACAAAAAGGAATATGGGTCATAAGTGATAGACATATTTTATCTTCATTTGCTTATCAAGGAGGAGGATCTCATATTAACACAAAATTAATAACTACTTTAAATAAAATATTATTTTCTAAACTAAATCCAAATTTAACAATTTATGTAGATATTGATCCTAAAATAGGATTAAAACGAGTATATGCCAGAGGATTACCTGATAGAATAGAAAAAAATAGTTTAGAATTTTTTAAACGAACTAGAAAAATATATTTAAAAATGATAAAAAATAATATCAATACAATTTATATTAATGGAAATCAAGATATTAATTTAATAAAAAAAATATTACAAAAAAAAATAAAACACTGGCTAAAAAATGATTATTACCCTACACCCTTGGCTTACTCAACTTTATAA